The Lutzomyia longipalpis isolate SR_M1_2022 chromosome 2, ASM2433408v1 DNA window TTAATTGACAAAATTCGAGAAAACAGAGCTATTTACAGTATTCTGGGTAAGCTCTGGTACTGCCTACTGGCCGTTGTGGTAGTTTTGTGCGCCATATTTGCCACTaaatattacttaaaactCCAAACGAAGGAATACAAACTCGACAAAGAAAACGACGTTGaagttcatttttttgcatcaggagaagaatatttgtaagaaaattaaatttaatcttcaATCAAGGgttttttgaatgaataattCGTCTTTTGAAtagaactttattttatttttcttttaagaattattcATATTTAAGGTTATGTCTAAATCTAATAGATCTAGtaagaaaattgtagaaatattgtaaactagtcaacccgagcccccaatcacgtgtgagcaaactccattttaacctctaggccgccaagcggggtcgttgaacgaccccagccctatatttcgtgctataacttaataaatataaaagataccattcccatcttttggaaataagttctttggttatctgaggaggttgtgtaaaaatttcagctcaatccgtccaccacaagaaaagttattaaggaaaatgtagaagaagggaattcaaaaattggtgtaacggccatgctgcggaaaatttctcagaatgaagttagtcacatcataaatcatatggttgaagggggttgaagggttgtgtttactttctcactttaccttctcagtgtcagaattatcgcgaataagtaacataaacaacataaaacataattagaagcatataaatgtgcaaaacaataaagaatattcgagaaatattgccatttatcacggtgcgggaagtgaggggaatgtggggaagtagtgaaaaaaaaatagcagttgcggtcaacttcgtggcaaatttctcacgaagaaagtgtgaaaaaggagtgaaaaatgtttttccctaatatcttcttctgcgtgtttccgggtggcgaatttgtgatgcaaggggcaagaggactatataaggaatctataggcactaacccgacaactccaggttgtataatttgggagaaaatcgacttccttcttgggtcgttcaacgaccccaccttggcgctctaaggaagctccaaggtcttggcggccagcaggttaagctataaaagggaggcgtatattagtaggggggtaGGGGGGggtgaataatacggtaccccgaaaacgttttaaaataaaaaaaaatcccgttatctgacccttcaacaggtagaaaatgggaaaaaatcaatttttctgtgggggcgctataaagggaggttggggcggaatcccatatagggcttgcaactcgtattgaccccctctacccccataccaaatttcatcgagatcggcccagccgtttcggagaagttcatgtgccacagacagacagacagacaaacaaacatttcagctttatatattaagatgaGTTTGCTCGTGAAGATCTTTAACACATTCCGAACGAACCATTGTACGCAACGCATCAAGACGTTTACTGGCtgttcttaatatttttatacgcTGTAATTAATTGTCGTGGAATTCTATTTGGACAACTTACCCGGCTGGCACAATAATGAGCAATTTTTGtatcaatttttgcaaatattagaggaaaaaatgaaagaggTCAGAAAATCATTCGACACAATGTAGAAAAAATCCCTAATTAGTccgagaaaatttctcaaaatttctcagaaCACGTTACAATCAATTTCGGTTATTTAGCAATGTTCCAAGGATGTCTATTCAATTGTTTATTAAACATcgtttttctcctttttttctctaaatgtattgaagaaaaaaaaatattttttttgtaacaatgggcctaattcagcgaccaagaaacccttgaaatctttaaattttgtactgaaatttcaagatttcaagcgaatttcaagggtttcttggtcgctgaattaggcccaataggtgcaatttttaaagttttcttaagattctttaagtttgcTTGAGATTTggtattaagaaaaattttaaaaatcctatttttttcctaaaaaatcttaagttttcttaagcggaacttaagatttttaagtaaatcgaACAAAATGCAtatctttaatgatttttacgaatttcaatGCCTCAATTCGAttataagtttttctttaaggattcttaagaaaactttaaaaattttaagaaaactttaaaaattttaagaaaacttaagtctgactagtgaatttcactcaaTGTCTTGATAACGATGAAAGAAAGCGAGTAAACTATGGTCCAGTCGGGTAAACTTTATATTACACATCGCGTAAAAAATAGTTTACGAGTATTTTAccacaatttaatttgttaagagattataaatcatttattattttatttaaaacaaacaaaaagtattccttaatttttactgaaaaaaattctgcagcgtccttaaaattttagaatgaatagaaaactgaagaaaaaaataaaaattccataaaataaaagatttttaattaaaaggaattaatttttattccaaaaagtACATTAAATTTCGAATATTGAAGCTTTTGATTTTCCCTCATCTTTCACCCCGAAGATCTTGATTTCCTTCTGCAGTGGTTCCTCCGGATTGAGACTCTTCTTGACTTTCTCATTGATGACTTTGAGACCATTCTCCGCATGAACTCTGCACTGATCGTCCTTCTCTGTTTCCCGGATGTGCTTGAGGAGTCGATAAGTTGGGAGGAGGAATTCCTGGGAGTCTACTAGATTCTCAATTCCCTGCAGGAGTTGGGTGAGGATGAGAATGGCTGCTCTTCGGCAAGGGGCGTAGGTGTCTGTTTGGAGGATCCCTGTGATTGTTGTGATCATTTCGTGGAAGAAATGATGCACCTGGTAGGTGAGAATGCGACAAATGCCACCGAGATTGTACAAAGCTGACGTCCGGAAGTCCTCATGGGGATTCCTGGCACCTCTCAGGAAGCAATTTATGaggatttctttgaatttaacgGCAACTGGGCCGAGACCTTCTGTGATCTTCACGATGGCTTCACCAACTTTGAGACGGAAATCAATCTCCTTCTCTGCATTCTCATACTCGTGGATGAGTGTGTCCACAGCTCCCTCATCCAGGTGCATTGTTAGGAGTACAAGAAGCCGAATGCATGTGAGGAAGGAGTAGGAATCCTCATCAGTGAGATACTGCAGGGCAATGTGAAAGGTTGAGTGGAGATTGGCTAGAGTTTCAACGTCTTTCAtctcaatcaatttaatcatttcCGTCATCCCATAAACCCGGATATGGGGCATGTTTTCATCACACAAAAGTCGAACTTCCTGAAATTTAGACTTCACCGCAAAACTCCGGGATTCCTCATTAATTTCCCTGCTGAAGAGATCAATATACTGCCCAAGATCCCCAGAAGTTCTCTTCCGAATCACATTCAGTAGGGCCCAAAGCTCCTTCCGGAAGCTTTCAGCTTGAGCAGAAACAACAAATTCCCGGAAGATTGACATTAAAATAACCACAGCTTCTGTATCAATCTCCTCATTTGTCTCCTTGTCGGCTTCCCTCCGGAGAGCTTCCAGGATAAAAGGAACAATATCCTGTGGATTCTCTCGGAGGAGAAAATGAATCTCCTGGAAGCTAATCAGCTCACTAAGGGCAAGAATTAGGATTGTTTTCCTCTTGAATGTCTCTTCAATAATTTGCTGTGCATCCTCAGCCTCTACAAGTTCCAATTTCAGCTTCTTCTGCTTCTCCTGCACAACTTCCCCGAAGAGTTTGaggattttcttgaatatcCCGTACGTGAGGAGATTATGATTGGATTTCTTGAGGATTCTCACTAAATTCCCAGCTGAATCAAATTTTGTGTCCTCCTCAGGACCCATTTGGacagaaaattcatcttttcTCCCCTCCCTGACCACTATCCTGCGGTGCAGCCTCAAGAGATTGGGATGATTCTcatcaaataagaaaatctccGTGAGTTTTTCCAATTCTTCCTCATTTCTATTGCTCAGACACTTTACAAAGAGATCCTGGAGAATTTCTTGAGCTTCACAGGCTTTTGGGAATTTCCCAGAGAGGTCAAAAAGCACCGGGAGGATCCCAAGGAGGATTTTACTTTTAGCTCCACTCACAGAGCCCCTGAAAGCACGCGAATTGAGCCTCAAAATACTCATGAGGGCTTTATTGTCCAGCAGAATGACTCCTGTGAGGGTTTCTTCGGGTTCCGCTAGCTTCCGGAAAGCTCCCACAAAGACATTCTCAACTTTCACCCTCAAACCATTCACTTTGACCCCATGGAGAGCATTGAGGGATGCTATAGAAGCTTCAACGAGGTGATCTTCGCCCCTTTCCAGACCTTCCCTTGCAGTGGAGGCAATTTCATCGACAATACTCAAATAGAATGCAGATCCATGCCCCGGGGAAGCGATAATCCTTGCCAGGGTTTCACATTTCTTCCACTGAGGTGTGTTTGCATCACCTGAGAGGACTAAATTGACAGCCAATGAGCGAAAACCACCCGGAAGACGAAGCTGTCGCATGAGTTCTCCGTGTAAGATGAGAGAAATGTCTTTTGGAAGCTGCGGGAAGGATTTCATCAAAAGCAggtattttatcaatttctccTGCTTCAGGACGCCTTCCGGGGATGTGAGTAAGTTTATTTCTGGGATATTCGCACCGGGAATGGCTTTGAGGTATACAAGGGCAGCAATTTGATGGAGATAGACAACATCTAGGCTCTGATCTGTTGCAAAATCTTCAAGTCTGAGCACTTCCTCAATCACCGAGGAGCattctttgataaaatttattggagaTTGGGTGCAAACTTGAGGTGTTACGGGGGCATTTCCTTTTTGGTTCTGAAGTAAATTGCGAGGACTTACGGCTTCCGGAAGGCTCTCAGCTAGCCCATTGAGAACAATCTCCACCAAAGCGAGGTAAATCCAATCATTCTGCTCCTTGGAGAACATCAATCTTTCCTTTCTGTACGactcttttatgtttttgagCACATCGCATAGATAGAGGgacaatttttgctttttcgtaacattttctgcaaaattcttatcgaggaatttttcaaggagattcactttttcctcaatgagattttctccTTGTGGTTTGtctggaaattaaaattt harbors:
- the LOC129790670 gene encoding transport and Golgi organization protein 6 codes for the protein MSLNYLQILGEYSALSLKTDKPQGENLIEEKVNLLEKFLDKNFAENVTKKQKLSLYLCDVLKNIKESYRKERLMFSKEQNDWIYLALVEIVLNGLAESLPEAVSPRNLLQNQKGNAPVTPQVCTQSPINFIKECSSVIEEVLRLEDFATDQSLDVVYLHQIAALVYLKAIPGANIPEINLLTSPEGVLKQEKLIKYLLLMKSFPQLPKDISLILHGELMRQLRLPGGFRSLAVNLVLSGDANTPQWKKCETLARIIASPGHGSAFYLSIVDEIASTAREGLERGEDHLVEASIASLNALHGVKVNGLRVKVENVFVGAFRKLAEPEETLTGVILLDNKALMSILRLNSRAFRGSVSGAKSKILLGILPVLFDLSGKFPKACEAQEILQDLFVKCLSNRNEEELEKLTEIFLFDENHPNLLRLHRRIVVREGRKDEFSVQMGPEEDTKFDSAGNLVRILKKSNHNLLTYGIFKKILKLFGEVVQEKQKKLKLELVEAEDAQQIIEETFKRKTILILALSELISFQEIHFLLRENPQDIVPFILEALRREADKETNEEIDTEAVVILMSIFREFVVSAQAESFRKELWALLNVIRKRTSGDLGQYIDLFSREINEESRSFAVKSKFQEVRLLCDENMPHIRVYGMTEMIKLIEMKDVETLANLHSTFHIALQYLTDEDSYSFLTCIRLLVLLTMHLDEGAVDTLIHEYENAEKEIDFRLKVGEAIVKITEGLGPVAVKFKEILINCFLRGARNPHEDFRTSALYNLGGICRILTYQVHHFFHEMITTITGILQTDTYAPCRRAAILILTQLLQGIENLVDSQEFLLPTYRLLKHIRETEKDDQCRVHAENGLKVINEKVKKSLNPEEPLQKEIKIFGVKDEGKSKASIFEI